The following DNA comes from Amycolatopsis albispora.
CGGTGCGCACCGACGCGCTGGCGGGCGGGGCCAGGACCGTCCACTTCGAACGGTTCGCCGAGCCGCCGATCGTGGACGGCAAGCCGTTCCTGGTCGAGCTGCGCCGCAGCGGGCGGACGGTGGAGGTGCCAGCCGACCGCTCGGCGCTGGAGGTGATCCGCGCGGTACGGCCGGAGGTCGCCTACTCCTGCCGACAGGGTTTCTGCGGCACCTGCCGCGTGCGCGTGCTCGACGGCGACCAGGACAGCATGCTGATCTGCACCGACCGCACCACCGGCACCATCGCACTCGACCTCTAGCGCAGCGCCGCCAGATCGACCACCTCCCGCGCCGGGCGGAAGTCGTCCGGTGGCACGCCTTTTGCGGTGCGCAGCCAGCCGACCCGATCCTGCGGCCTGCTCGACTTGCCCGCGGCCAGCAGCAGCGAGACATAGCAGCCGTAGTCCAGCGAGTACCCGTCATACAGGGTTCCCGGCGCGTTCTCGTCAACCACCCCGCGGCGCAGCAGGTGCAGCAGGCGGGCGTCGTGGAGGTCGTCGATCGCGGTCCACCGCGACTCCTGCGCCAGCAGGAAGGTCCGGCAGCGGCGGCGGCCGACCACCTCGTCGATCAGCTTGCGCAGCAGCTCGGCGGCGGCACGGTCGGTCTCGATCGCCTTGCGCTTGTCGCGCAGGTACCAGTCGCGGGCCGCGAGCCGGACGTCGCGGAGGTCGATCGGCTCGTCGTGCGCGTGCTGCGCGGCCAGCGCGGCGATGTTGATCGCGTCACGCGGCACCCCCTCCGCCGCTCGGGCCAGCTCCCCGAAGGCGTTGGGCCGGAACACCTCCCGCAAGAATGAGTCCACTTTGGAGGGTGGGTCGGCGAGCATCTTCGCCAGTGGCACCGAAGCGTGGTTGAACAGCAGCTCGGCGAAGAACTCGTCCTGCCCGGCGGGCTGGTCGTCCAGGCTGACCGCCGTCGCCGCGTCCGCGCCGACCTCGATCCCCAGGTGGTCCCCGTCGGGCAGGCGGCGGCGGAACCGCGACCGGCGCTCGATCGCGGCGATCTTCACCGTCAGCCCGTTGACCGGCAGCACGCTGCGGCGCAGCAGGTCGGCGAGCAGCGGCTGCAGCTCCAGCGGCAGGCTGCTCCACTCGTCGAGCAGCACCCAGAGCCGGGCACCGCCCAGCGCGGCGGCGATCCGCTGCAGCGCCCGGCCGAGCGGCCCGAACACCACCCGGTGCCGCTCGGTCCCGGTGCGGCGCAACGAACTCTCGGCGGTCAGCGCGTCCTTCCGCCGCCCCGACAGCTTCGCCGACGACGACACTTCGAGCCCGGCCTCCGCTTCGGCCGCCGCGCCGACCTTCGTGGCGCTCTCCACCTCACCGACCACCTCGACCGCGGTGGTGGCCTCGGCCAGCTCATCGAGCGCGGGCAACAGGCGGTGATCACCCACCTCGCGCTCGACGGCCAGCGTGAACAGCTCTTCGTGCAGCGCCTCCAGCGTGTCGACCAGCAGCTGCGTGCCACGCAGGTCCGCGCCCAGCTCGCTGTCCGAGTACAGCCCGCCGGCCGAGCCGATCGTGCGCAGGTCGAGGTAGACCGACAGATCACCGGACCGCGAGGCGAGTTCGTGCAGGTAACGCAGGGCGTGCGTTTTGCCGGTGCCGCGCCGCCCGTACAGGATCTGGTGGTCGGTCGAGTGCAGCATCGCGGCGAACGAGCCGGCCGCGACGAAGGTCCGGCTCAGCGTCGCCCGATCCACGCCCTCCGCTCGCCGGGGAATGCGCAACAGCGACTGGTTGAGGTGTGTCTGCCGCGAAGATCCCATCCCGTCCAGCCTGCTGGCAGGCCCGGGCGGGCAACAGCCCCCAGCCGGGTGTCGTCACGGCCCCGCACGGTGGCCGGGCTCGTTATAGTCAGGGGGGTGATCACCGGCGACTACCGCTACCCGGACTCCGGCGATCGGGTGACGGCCTCGTTCATCGGCCACCACGAGCCGTTTCCCGGCTACTGGGTGGCCAGCGAGCGCCTGGCGCTGGAGCGCCTCGTCGAACAGCTCGAAACCGGGCCACGCGAGCGGGTGCGCGCGCTGGACGCGGGCTGCGGTGACGGACGGCTGCTGCCGTGGCTCAGCGAGCTGGCCGCGACGATCACCGCCATCGACCCCGATCCGTCGCGGCTGGACGCGGCCCGCGGCAAGAGCGGCGAACTGGTGCCGGGCACCAAGATCACCTACACCGTCGCGGACACCTCGGGCGTCGGCGGCGGGCCGTACGACCTCCTCCTGGCCAACCACGTGATCCAGCACGTGCCGACCGGCGCGGTCGGCACGATCCTGCGGGACCTGGCCGCGCTCGCCGCCCCCGATGGCGCGCTGGTGCTGTGCTACAGCCGGTCGCCGGTCGGCCGCGGTGCCTACTCGCTCGACCGGCTGGTCGGCGGGCGCAGTACGTCGGAGCCGATCGACCGGGCGCGGTTCGACCAGATCGTCGCCGGTCCCGGCCTGCCGGACACGCTGCCGGTCCGCCTGCTCGACCCGGCGGAGGTGCGGGCGGAGGCCGCCGAGGCGGGCTGGCGGCTCGACTGGGAGTGGACCTACCACGTGCTGGACGACCTCGCCGGGCTCGACGCGCACGGCGACCGCGACGAACTGGTCAACGAATCCCCGTTGCTGGCCAAGGAAGTCGGCCGCGACACGGTGAACCTGTTCCGCCTGGCCGGCTGAGATGACCGAGTGGCCGCCCGGGGCGACGCGGAACAAGCTGCTGCTTTCCTTCGCCTGGCCGGTGCCGATGAGCACGGCCGAAGCGGAGGCCGTCTTCCGGCCCGGCCGCGGGCTGCTCGAACCGCTCGGCGGGCGGGTCGGCACCGAATGGTCCGTCGCCGAAGGCTTCCTGACCTCACACGGCGAGCCGCCGGACCGCTACCGGTTCACCGTCCCGCTGGCCATCGGCGAAGGCGACTCGTCCCTCCCTTGTGGACTGACCGTCACCTGGCATCCCGCGTACCACGCGATGACGCTGCTCGTCACCGCGACGATCTCCGGTCGTGGCGAGGTGCTCGAAACGTCCGATGTGGACCGCACCATCGCGATCCTGCACAGCCTGCACCACCGCCGGTCCGAGCCGTCCGGGCTGCTGCACGGCCGGTACCGGGACGAGCGGTACCCGTCGCTGCGGTCCGCCGTCGAGCGCGCCTTCGGCGAACTGGTCGACGGGTGCGGAGTGCGTGAGTCGCTGGACCGCAACGGCTGGTGTGTCGAACTGCGCGGGTACGACGGCCGGCCGCCGGACGCCACCGTGGCCGCCGACCCGCGCCCGTTCTACGGCCTGGCACACGGCGACGAGGGCTGGCGGTTTGTGCCGCGGGAGGTCGCGCGGCAGTCGCTCGGCGAGGCGTGGGGCACGCGCTCGTTCGTCGCCATGTACCCGGTTTCGGCCGGGATCGTCTGCCTCAACAACAAGGGCACGGTGTACTCGGCACACCAGACCGAGCTGGCGCGGCGGTACTTCGGCAAGGCGGAACCGTACTTCGAGCTGGACACCGAGATCGGCGGGCTCGACCACGGCGGGCTGCTGGTGCTGGAACGGGTGCTGATCCGGATGGCGCTGGCGCACCAGTGGCTGCACCGGGCGCAGCGGGAACTCGCCGAGGCCGCCGACGAGTCGCGGGCGGTGAACCGGCACCGCCTGCTGCGCGGCTCGCTCGACGACATCCTGCAGATGCTGAACTCCGTGCTGCCGCCCGAAGTCGACTCGCTGGAACGGCGGCTGATCACGAACATGGGCGTCGAGCGCATCGTGCGCCAGCTCGACCGGCAGGCGGAGGCGATGGACGAGGAAACCCGGTACGCCTACGAAAGCACGGTCAGCAACCGCGTCACGCGGCTCACCGTGGTGACCGTCATCCTCACCGTGGTCACCATCGTGCTGGGCATCCTGCAGGTCGTCTTCACCGTGTGACGCGGCCCCCTTGGACACGAATGTGGCTTTCGGGGCGGAAAACGCCCCGAAAGCCACATTCGTGTTCTCCCCCGGCCGCTCAGTCGGCGCGCTTCCGCTTCCGCCGCGCCATGTCGGCGAGCACCAGCGCCCCGCCGGTCAGCGCCATCACCACGCTCACCGGGATGTGCGCCCACGACGGCAGGACGTGCAGCTGCACGAACCAGCTCATCGACGAGCTTTCCGCCACCCGGTTGATGAAACCCCCGACCCCCTGCACCACCAGGATGATGCCGAGCACCTCGATCATCGCTGTACCCCTTCCCGAGATCCCGTCGAAGAAACCAGCTGCCACAACGGCCCGAACACCAGCCAGAGACCGGCGATCCAGCCCAGCCGCGGCAGCCACGCCCCGCCGCCCGACCACAACGCGGTGGTCCGCGCCGGCGTGCCGACCACCAGGATCAGCACCCCCAGCACCGCCGCCGCGAGCACGCAGGCGAGCACGCACTTGCCCCACTCACGCCATTCGTGCCGCAACCGCTCCGCCCCGCCGCGCTTGACCGGCGGCGGGCCGTCGGCGAACCGGTGCGCGAACCGCACGTCCGCCCAGCGGATCATGCTGGGCCCGAACACCACGCTGAAGCCCAGGTAGAGCGCCGCCAGCCCGTGCGTCCACGACGCCTGCCCGCCCCCGGCGAGATCGACCATGGTGGCGACCAGCACCACCACGTCGATCAGCGGTGTCATCGCCAGCAGCACCACGCTCGTCCGCCGCAGCCTGAGCAGGTAGCGCGCCACCAGCCCGGCCGCGATGAACACCCAGAACCCGATCTCCCCCGCCGCGACCACCGCCGCCATCGGGTTGTCCCGGACGAAATCCAGCACCTCGTTCATGGCACCCAGCCTGCGGCCGCCGTCCGCGCCAGCGCGTCGCCGAAGGGCAGGACCGGCCGTCATCACTTCGGAGGACGAACGGGCTTCACGCGGTGTGCTGTGATGGTCCACGTGCGACTGGACTACCGCCGGCTGCCGCCGTTCACCCAGGACGTCGGCATCGCCCTGCTCTACTTCGCCGGCGGCACGGTGCTCTACCTGTCCGGCATCTACCCGATCTTCGGCGAGCCGACCCACCTGATCTGGACGCGGTTCCTGCTGCTCGGCGCGGTGTGCGCGCTGCAACTGCTGCGCCGCCGCACGCCGGGCGTGGCACTGCTGCTGGCGGCCGTCCCGTTTGCCGTCGACCTCTCCCTCGGCATGTCCGCGCCGATCCTGATCGCCTTCTCCGACCACCTCTACGCGGCCACGCTCTACGGCTCGCGATGGCTCAGCCGCACCATGATCGGGCTCGCCGCGACCAGCACCATCGGCGCCGTGGTGATCGCGCTGATCGTCGCCGACGACTGGCGCACCGCGGTGCTGGCGGCGGTCGCCGCGGTGCCGTTCATCATCACGCCGGTGTGGTGGGCGTCGAACGTCCGCACCCACCGGGAAATCGCGCTCAAGGAACGCGCCAACGCCGCGCAGCTGGCCAGGATCGCCGAACTGGACCGCAACGCGGCGGTCGCCGCCGAACGCGCGCGCATGGCCCGCGACCTGCACGACGTGATCGCCGGGCACCTGTCCGCCATCGCCATCCAGTCCGAGGCCGCGCTGTCCATCGCCGACGGCGCCAAGCCGGAAACCATGCGCACCGTGCTGGAATCGGTGCGCGGCAACAGCGTCGACGCACTGGAGGAGATGCGCGCGATGATCGGCCTGCTGCGCTCGCACGGGGTCGGCGAGGACGAGACCACCGCGCCGGCGCGTCTCGGTGAACTGTCCAAACTGGTCGAATCGGCGCGCACGAGCGGGGTGTCGGTGACCGTGGCCAACGAACTCGACCCGGCGGTCGCGCTGCCCGCGGTGGTCGACCTCACCGCGTACCGCATCGCCCAGGAGGCGCTGACCAACGCGGTCAAGCACGCCCCTGGCACCTCGGCCGCGGTGTGCGTCCGGCTCGACGGCAAGATCCTCACCGTGGAAGTCACCAACGAGCTGACCACCAGCCACCGCACCTCGGACACCGGGCACGGCCTGCTGAACATGCGTGAGCGGGCGCAGGCCGTCGGGGGTTCCTTCACCGCGGGCCCGGCCGCGCCCGGCTGGCGCGTGTTCGCCGCGCTGCCGATCGGAGGGCAGGCCGGATGAGCATCCGCGTTCTGGTCGCCGACGACCACGGCGCCATCCGCGCCGGGCTGGTGATGATCCTGGACAACGCCGAGGGCATCGAGGTGGTCGGCGAAGCGGCCGACGGCGCCACCGCGGTCCGGCAGGCCAGGGTGCTGCGCCCGGACGTCACGCTGATGGACGTGCGCATGCCGGGCGTCGACGGCATCGCGGCCACCCGCGAGCTCGTCGCCGAGCAGCTCGGCCAGGTCCTCGTGCTGACCACCTTCGACCTCGACGAGTACGTGTTCGCGGCGTTGCGCGCGGGCGCGGCGGGATTCCTGCTCAAGTCGGTCGAGGCGGTGCGCCTGGTGGAGGCGGTCCGGCTGGTGCACGCCGGGGAGGGCGTGCTCGCGCCGCAGATCACCCGCAAGCTGATCAGCGCCTTCGCCGCCACCGAGCCGCCGCGTGCCGAACCGGCGGTGCCGTCCGGGCTGGCCGAGCTGACCGACCGCGAACGCGAGGTGCTCGCCTGCCTCGGCGAGGGCCTCTCGAACGCGCAGATCGCGAGCAGGCTGTTCATCGGCGAGACCACGGTGAAAACACATGTGTCGCGGGTGCTGACCAAACTGGACCTGCGCTCGCGGGTGCAGGCGGCGATCGTGGCGCAGGAAGCGGGGGTGGGCCGGTGAACCGGTTCGACACGCACCACCACCTGTGGAGCCGGGCAGGCATCGAGCGCGGCGACTACCCGTGGATGCCGCCGGACGGGCCGCTGCCGGAGGAGTACCTGCCGGACCGGCTGGCGCCGGAGCTGAGCGCGGCCGGGGTGACCGGCACCATCGTCGTGCAGGCCGCGCCGAGCGTCGCCGAGACCCGCTGGTTGCTCGACCTGGCCGCGAACACCGGCTTCATGCTCGGCGTGACCGGCTGGCTACCGCTCGACCGGCCGGACGCGCTACCCGAGCTGGCCGCCGACCCGTACTTCCTCGGTGTGCGGCCGATGCTGCAGGACCTGCCCGACGACCACTGGATCGGCAGGCCGGAGGTCCGCGACGGCCTGCGGGCGCTCGCCGAGGCCGGGGTGCGGTTCGAGGCACTGACCTTCACCCGGCACCTGCCGACGCTGTACGCCGTGCTCAGCGAGCTGCCCGAGCTGACCGTGGTGCTCGACCACCTGTCGAAACCCCGCTACGACTGGGAAGCCGACGCCGAATGGCGGACCTGGTTGCGCAGGCTGGCCGAACTGCCGAACACCTGGTGCAAGTTGTCCGGCCTGCGCACCGAAGTGGCCGCCGACACGCCGGTCGAGCGGTTTGTCCCTTATGCCGCCTTCGCCTTCGAGACC
Coding sequences within:
- a CDS encoding class I SAM-dependent methyltransferase: MITGDYRYPDSGDRVTASFIGHHEPFPGYWVASERLALERLVEQLETGPRERVRALDAGCGDGRLLPWLSELAATITAIDPDPSRLDAARGKSGELVPGTKITYTVADTSGVGGGPYDLLLANHVIQHVPTGAVGTILRDLAALAAPDGALVLCYSRSPVGRGAYSLDRLVGGRSTSEPIDRARFDQIVAGPGLPDTLPVRLLDPAEVRAEAAEAGWRLDWEWTYHVLDDLAGLDAHGDRDELVNESPLLAKEVGRDTVNLFRLAG
- a CDS encoding sensor histidine kinase produces the protein MVHVRLDYRRLPPFTQDVGIALLYFAGGTVLYLSGIYPIFGEPTHLIWTRFLLLGAVCALQLLRRRTPGVALLLAAVPFAVDLSLGMSAPILIAFSDHLYAATLYGSRWLSRTMIGLAATSTIGAVVIALIVADDWRTAVLAAVAAVPFIITPVWWASNVRTHREIALKERANAAQLARIAELDRNAAVAAERARMARDLHDVIAGHLSAIAIQSEAALSIADGAKPETMRTVLESVRGNSVDALEEMRAMIGLLRSHGVGEDETTAPARLGELSKLVESARTSGVSVTVANELDPAVALPAVVDLTAYRIAQEALTNAVKHAPGTSAAVCVRLDGKILTVEVTNELTTSHRTSDTGHGLLNMRERAQAVGGSFTAGPAAPGWRVFAALPIGGQAG
- a CDS encoding response regulator; the protein is MSIRVLVADDHGAIRAGLVMILDNAEGIEVVGEAADGATAVRQARVLRPDVTLMDVRMPGVDGIAATRELVAEQLGQVLVLTTFDLDEYVFAALRAGAAGFLLKSVEAVRLVEAVRLVHAGEGVLAPQITRKLISAFAATEPPRAEPAVPSGLAELTDREREVLACLGEGLSNAQIASRLFIGETTVKTHVSRVLTKLDLRSRVQAAIVAQEAGVGR
- a CDS encoding amidohydrolase family protein, producing the protein MNRFDTHHHLWSRAGIERGDYPWMPPDGPLPEEYLPDRLAPELSAAGVTGTIVVQAAPSVAETRWLLDLAANTGFMLGVTGWLPLDRPDALPELAADPYFLGVRPMLQDLPDDHWIGRPEVRDGLRALAEAGVRFEALTFTRHLPTLYAVLSELPELTVVLDHLSKPRYDWEADAEWRTWLRRLAELPNTWCKLSGLRTEVAADTPVERFVPYAAFAFETFGEDRVLFGSDWPVCRLRGEYGEIVRFTEQLVAAAGLGDTNGFWRANGERCYGVRVP